A genomic window from Streptomyces sp. NBC_01429 includes:
- a CDS encoding 2OG-Fe dioxygenase family protein: MASEIAEIRSTYIRDRFAFVPGAQLTGIVKELGATDDDLENLATVSDELKSDPTLPFRKTRTGRFGFDTQSMRVRRLEFQPFMLSMEDDFVRHDSGRVRVFDEIQNDLQLNTALQALFVFKFMVLDGVTVTHRPKLDYDSDRWICTLLNVRTTTDGDLIGEPALEGVHSDGVDHTMTTYLGSENMTDDSAVTFLHDMREVNGTRWHDTNADLVRAEAQHRDFLDTCLIVDHESKHSVSTLYAADRSKRATRDLLAFLTRKPVAEGHHSHSFDSLEPHRELPMTADLLRLDSAPSA, translated from the coding sequence GTGGCTTCCGAGATCGCAGAGATACGCTCGACCTATATCCGCGACCGTTTCGCTTTCGTCCCCGGAGCCCAGCTCACCGGGATCGTCAAGGAATTGGGCGCCACGGACGATGACCTCGAAAACCTCGCCACCGTCAGCGACGAGCTGAAGAGCGACCCGACCCTTCCGTTCCGGAAGACCAGGACCGGCCGCTTCGGATTCGACACACAGTCCATGCGGGTACGGCGGCTCGAATTCCAGCCGTTCATGCTGTCCATGGAGGACGACTTCGTGCGGCACGATTCCGGCCGGGTACGCGTCTTCGACGAGATTCAGAACGACCTCCAGCTCAACACCGCCCTCCAGGCGCTCTTCGTCTTCAAGTTCATGGTCCTCGACGGCGTGACGGTCACCCACCGGCCGAAACTGGACTACGACAGCGACCGGTGGATCTGCACACTGCTCAATGTGAGGACCACCACCGACGGTGACCTGATCGGCGAGCCGGCGCTCGAAGGAGTGCACAGCGACGGCGTCGACCACACCATGACGACCTACCTGGGCAGCGAGAACATGACGGACGACAGCGCCGTCACCTTCCTGCACGACATGCGCGAGGTGAACGGCACCCGATGGCACGACACCAACGCCGACCTCGTTCGCGCCGAAGCGCAGCATCGTGACTTCCTCGACACGTGCCTGATCGTCGACCACGAGAGCAAGCACAGCGTCTCGACCCTGTACGCCGCGGACCGGTCGAAGCGGGCCACGCGGGACCTGCTGGCCTTTCTGACCCGCAAGCCGGTGGCCGAAGGACACCACTCGCACTCCTTCGACTCGCTCGAACCGCACCGCGAGCTCCCCATGACGGCCGACCTGCTCCGACTCGACAGCGCACCGTCCGCCTAG